From the Candidatus Delongbacteria bacterium genome, one window contains:
- a CDS encoding SpoIID/LytB domain-containing protein yields the protein MDIRIGIIHSRDRIKVRFNGKYSYKVLDGSEKFIENESLEFDIVNGAVIDYDWYEKVNTFYDIDELHKIREKSFYDGENFRIEKCGRKINEKLDNFEYWVLKKISCPPKGIYKMGDYKYKRIPRKYPEGKINCSDGLVHTNRIEFIAENENCTFSVDDVTIGIGFHWEHQAVLTYEGNFLIIVDLNGKITGVNTIDLEKYLISVNSSEMRNDNNIEMLKAQTVAARGTVLATIGKHHFGEGFDLCADDHCQCYQGVTRITDLSKIVTESTRGEFLLSDKKIADTRYAKICGGVSENYSTCWEDMDFLYLTPVSDNRENISIDNSLSDEFNAVDFIDNDYDCFCNTKKHKLPESLDFCTPLFRWERRYKKCDLINLIFKNTGFHCGDEISFQTLKRGVSGRIISLKISGSSGEKIISKELNIRKALSDSFLPSSCIYFINEGNDIIIRGAGWGHGVGLCQVGAQVMGEKGYNYKEILFHYYKNSRLIKLND from the coding sequence ATGGACATTAGAATTGGTATAATTCATAGTAGAGATAGAATAAAAGTAAGATTCAATGGTAAATATTCATATAAAGTATTAGATGGATCAGAAAAATTCATTGAAAATGAGTCTCTTGAATTTGATATTGTCAATGGTGCTGTAATTGACTATGACTGGTATGAAAAAGTAAATACTTTTTATGATATAGATGAACTTCATAAAATCAGGGAAAAATCTTTCTACGACGGTGAAAATTTTAGAATCGAAAAGTGTGGAAGAAAGATAAACGAAAAACTTGATAATTTTGAGTATTGGGTTTTAAAAAAGATAAGTTGCCCACCTAAGGGAATTTACAAAATGGGAGACTATAAGTACAAGAGAATTCCGAGAAAATATCCAGAAGGTAAAATAAATTGTTCTGATGGTTTGGTTCATACTAATCGTATCGAGTTTATTGCCGAAAATGAAAATTGTACTTTTTCTGTTGATGATGTAACAATTGGAATTGGGTTTCACTGGGAACATCAAGCTGTTTTAACCTATGAGGGCAATTTTTTAATTATTGTAGATTTAAATGGAAAAATCACTGGAGTTAACACTATTGATCTGGAAAAATATCTCATAAGTGTAAATTCATCTGAAATGCGTAATGATAATAATATAGAAATGCTTAAGGCTCAAACTGTTGCGGCAAGAGGTACGGTATTAGCCACAATAGGCAAGCATCATTTTGGTGAAGGTTTTGATCTTTGTGCAGATGATCATTGCCAATGTTACCAAGGTGTAACAAGAATTACAGATCTTTCAAAAATCGTGACTGAATCAACAAGAGGAGAATTTCTTCTGTCTGATAAAAAAATAGCCGATACAAGGTATGCAAAGATCTGTGGAGGAGTATCAGAGAATTATTCAACGTGCTGGGAAGATATGGATTTTTTATATCTAACACCTGTGTCTGACAATAGAGAGAATATTTCAATTGATAATTCTTTGTCTGATGAGTTTAACGCTGTGGATTTTATAGATAATGATTACGATTGTTTTTGTAATACTAAAAAACATAAATTACCAGAATCTTTAGATTTTTGTACACCATTGTTTAGATGGGAGAGAAGATATAAAAAGTGCGATTTGATAAATCTAATATTCAAAAACACTGGCTTTCATTGTGGTGATGAGATCTCTTTTCAGACCTTAAAACGTGGAGTATCGGGAAGAATAATTAGTTTGAAAATTTCAGGTAGTTCTGGAGAAAAAATAATCTCCAAAGAATTGAACATAAGGAAAGCTCTGTCAGATTCTTTTTTACCAAGTTCATGCATATATTTTATAAATGAAGGTAATGATATAATTATCAGAGGTGCTGGTTGGGGGCATGGTGTCGGATTGTGTCAGGTTGGAGCTCAGGTTATGGGAGAAAAAGGTTATAATTATAAAGAGATCTTGTTTCACTATTATAAGAATAGCAGGCTGATTAAATTAAATGATTGA